One segment of Heterodontus francisci isolate sHetFra1 chromosome 28, sHetFra1.hap1, whole genome shotgun sequence DNA contains the following:
- the LOC137345334 gene encoding histone H2A-like codes for MSGRGKTGGKARAKANSRSSRAGLQFPVGRVHRHLRKGNYAERVGAGAPVYLAAVLEYLTAEILELAGNAARDNKKTRIIPRHLQLAVRNDEELNKLLGGVTIAQGGVLPNIQAVLLPKKTSAQSSQKK; via the coding sequence atgtctggaagaggaaagaccggcggcaaagctcgggccaaggccaactctcgctcctcccgggccggactgcagttcccggtgggccgtgttcacaggcacctaagaaagggcaactatgctgagcgtgtgggtgccggagccccggtctatctggctgctgtgctcgagtatctgaccgctgaaatcctcgagctggctggtaacgcggcccgggacaacaagaagacccgcatcattcccagacacctgcagctggccgtgcgcaacgacgaggagctcaacaagctgctgggaggggtgaccatcgctcagggtggggtgctgcctaatatccaggccgttcttctgcccaagaaaaccagcgctcagagctcccagaaaaagtaa